From Micropterus dolomieu isolate WLL.071019.BEF.003 ecotype Adirondacks linkage group LG06, ASM2129224v1, whole genome shotgun sequence:
agtgtggtgatggtggtggtggtggtgatgacgGCGTCTGCTTTTCTTCGGGATCTCTGAGTGCTCGGTCAGCAGTCGGTGGTGAAGGGTCTCAGGCAGGAAGCCCTGTGAGAAGAATAAATATTATCAGACACATTAGAAAGTCtattatggaaaaaaaaaaaagttgtgggCGATGTGTTTTCACAGCATATCCCTTCTGATACTGTGGTAAACTGTACCACGATCATAAAGAGTCAAATTTACTAAACAGAGTAGAAAAATCCTTTTTAAAAGACAGCTGAAAGAGTAAAGTCACATTTATAAACATTGTAATACTATAATAGCTTGTGTACGTACAGAATTACGAATAGTTTCAGACCACTCGGGTGCTACAGCGTTATCAGGATTCTCCTCCAGATATTCCCTCAGGTCTTGCAGATTCGGACAAAAAGCAGCTCCAACCTACACAGCAAACACATTTGGACGTCTGTCTTTTAGcaagagaaaacacacagccaaTAAATCAAGCGTATGATACAAATTACTGTATGTCTCACCTTCTTTCCTGTCCTCATGTTAATGACTTTGACCTTCTCACTGCCTGTCAGGGCTTTATCtgccctcctccttctcttcctcttacTCCTGTTCACAAGAAGCTGAGGAAATGCAACAAATTATGTAATAAAGCAGAAACATATTCTAGACATTTGAAATGACACTTGATGAACAGCATATTGCATAACTAAGAAGTGTCACGAATGTACCTCCAGCATGTCTCCCTCCACCTCATAGTCTGGGTTCTCCTTCAACCAGGTGGGAGGGTCCCTGCGCCGAGGAGTACGCTCCAGTGGATCATGGAGTCCATCGGGGTCGGATAACTAAGAGAGacagacaattaaaaaaattggCAAATCTAAAGCAGTCCTTCCATCCAACGCTTCCTCCACTACAGGGGAAGGGGATGTAAACCAGATGTATGTACCTCTTGATCCTTACGCCTTTTGCGGCCGCTGCTCTCCCCCCCAGACCCATTGGGCATCAGGGCCTGCTTAGAGAAGGTCAGCTTCAGTCCCTCCTCCTGACAGGGTGACAGACAGAGGTGCCTCTAATTTAGCCATGAACAACACATCTACATAATTTCTGGTGTTGAATTTCAACAATGAAtgaaattattttgacagaCCTTTAAAAAAACCTCTCATATTGGTGAAAAGAATAGGTGAAAGAATTTTAGTCGCAAAAACAGGAGAATGTTTTCATCGTCCACTGCATTCTCACCTTGAGGAGCTTGACAGTGAACTCTCCATCATCTCCATCTGCCCCAGGGCCACCAGGCGTGCCGCTGGGTTTACGGATGACCCTTGTGTAGGCCATCTCTTCTCCCGCCAGCTCTGAGCTTGGGTTTAGCTGAGCCTCAGACACGTAGCGTCGCCCCGAGGGCCACTGACCAGTTAGCACCAGCGTACACAAACTATCCAGACGGTTGATCAACACACGGTCCTGAGACAACGAAGGAGCCCCATGTATGTATCAGTCATTCACAACAGGAAAATAAACACGAAGTTTGTTCCTCCAAGAGAAATGCtttacatttgatttacatttagTAAACTGTACATAAGTTACCTTGGGCCAATCAACTCTGAGAGGATCAGGAGGAGGAATGCCATCCTGAGATGGAGTCATGGAGAGTAAACTATTATCTTCATCCCCGTCACACAGCTTCATGCCTGCTAAAAAGGGAAAATAATTCAATTGGTTGTCTTCATTCTTGcagcattaaatatttttctctttaaagACCAACTTACCTCCTTCCACctcttcctcactctctccACTTTCATCACTGCTTCCTGATCGCTCAGAGGATGATGAACccgaatcagaatcagaatcagaatctgaccctccctctcccttcctttctcctcctgtttttccAACCCTCCCCCTGCTTCTCTTTAAGCTCCAGCCCTGCCCTCGTGCCTTGCCGTCATGGTGACTCAAGGGCGTACTCTGCAGGTTGGCGATGATTTCACCTCCAAGCAACCGGGCATTGTCTTCAGCCACCTCCTCCTTTACACCAGGCACCTCCTCCTCAGTCTTCGGCTGGCTGAGGGGCATGACGGGCATTGCctgaggtggaggtggagggggcGGGGCCTGCTGGTTCTGTATGAACTCATCCCGAGCCTGACTGAAGGTGAACTGTGGGTCTGAGAAGATGGACAGCTCAGTGCGGCTGACACCGTGCAGTGCAGCGCCCAGCATCAGCTGACGATCGTGTTCTCGTATATTCCACCACGCTGGCAGCTCAGAGGAGGGTGGAGCAAGAAGCAGACGCTCCTCCAGGGAGGGGTGGGGCAGTACTCGCTCACGGAGGCGACGCAGGAGGCTAATACGGTAAAGGGTACGGGAAGCACGCTCCTCAGTGATGGGGGCAACGGTCTGGGAAAGCTCTGATGCATCTGAGCAGGATGAGAGTAGAGACATTTACTGTTATGTGACTGTAAACTCAACAAGCTCTGCTTTTATCCAACTGCCAAAAAAGGATAACTGTAAATTAACATATCATGCTTGGATTTATCATAAATGGCCTGTACATAAAGACTGGAGTCACTAGATGTGGTTTAAATCACAGAAAGAGGTCAATATTGTGGCCCATTAATTACATAGTGTTGCACTGAACATGGTGAGCCCACACTTTAACTGCTGCAAGTAGCTAAGTTGAGTCTATTTTAACAGCATGTGTGGCAGAAGTTACCTTCACTGCGACCTGGGCGCAGGTGGCAAACTCTCCGGCACATGGCAACAAAAGAGCGGAAGTATCGACTGAGGCTCTCATCTGTTTTTTTATCCAGACGAGCGAAGGTACGGAAGCGGTTCCAGTCAAAATCAGGTTCTCCGACCTCGGGTAGACCTGCCTCCTTTTTTATCTTTTCCACACCAAAAGTAGATACCACACGGTAAAAGTCACATTCTTCCCTACGTGTCCACCTGGGAGGAAGACAGAAGGCAAGTGAAGGATGGTTTAAAaagtttgtatgtttgtatcCACTTAAAAATTACGTTTTACGTCTTCATTGACACTATGATGGCATGCTAAGTTACTTTACTTTCACTCCACTAATTGTAACAACCTTTACAAAAAGGTGCAAGCCCAAACATCTTAAAGTTAACCTGTggagcacacacgcacacacacacacacctttggtgtgggagacctgggtttccTTCCCACTGTGACATGACCTGTGTGTCCCAGAGCaacacacttaacccctagttgcaatacagcaattgtaagtccaTTTGgttaaaagcgtcagctaaatgactcaTGACTATGATCTACTGGGGACTGTAATACGGCAAGATATGCAGCAATGTGCCAACAAAGGCATGGAAGACAAAGACTGCTTGCTAGTTAACATGAATAAACATAGGTTTGAAATTTGAGAAAAAttggctttgcaaatgttttgagGAAGGACAAGCATTCATCATGTTTATGATGTTAGACCTCAAGAATACTAAATGCATTTTGGGAAGTGACACtcaatgtaaacataacttttgtttatttacaagaaaactccactgGGCACCTTTAAGTCCCATGGACAAATATAAGATGTGAACATTATGTATATAACAGAACAGGAAATAACCACAATTCATAGCCTGTATTAACAAATTAAAGCCAACATTACCATGACTGCTGCGCACTCCTACAAAAGTAAAAGAATTCATACAATAATTATGCTGTGGAAAACTTTTTACAATTATACTCTAAAATAGTCAGTATTCCTGAGCCTCTGGAGACAGAAAACAATGTAACACCAGTGTACCTCTGCTGGCGCTCCTGTCGTGCAATCTCCTTCAGCTTGCTGGCCTGTTCGCACCGCCTGCGCCTGCGGTCACCCTTAGCCTCTGCTTCGATTTTCAGCTGCTCCTGCCTGTAGCTGCGCTGGTAAGCTGTTATCAGACGCCGCAGCCGTGCTGTTAGTGATGAGCTGGAAGGCCAGTCACACGGACCGCTGTGACTGGAAAGGCTTTCTGCGATCACTGGCCCCACCTTGTCTTCCACAGAAATCTCATCGTCCACGTTCATGGAGTCAGGCTGGAGGACAAGGTCAAATAGAGactcattaaaatgtttaatcactATTGATCATTTCCAAAATATTCTACCAAATCAACTACTGCAGACAGAACCACTTCAATGTCATCATGGCTCAGATTTGTACCTCCTCAAAAAGATCTTTGGCGTGTCTTGACGCAGGCTTGAACTCTGGGTCCTCTGAATATTTATCATAGTCAGCACTGtacaacacaaacaataaagCAACATTAAGCAGGAAAAGGGTGAGACATGTCCAGTCTAGGGGCAACCCTTTCCAATACATAAGGCCGACCATTTAGTTATTATTGACGGGgaactttaaaacattttctcatttatgTCAGTTTCAATGTCTGCTATAAATCTATAGGCAAATAAGGTTTAATTGGCCCTGGTCACTTACTCGTCTCCCATCTCGGCATCACCAGTGTGCTGCTCGGCATCAATGGCCTTGTCATCAGGCCGACCAGCTCTCTCCAGGAAACAGAGGCAGGGATCGGCACGCATAGTGGTGTACATCTCATAACCTGATGAAATTGTCAAGGTTGTTaaatgacagaaataaaaaaaaaaaaaaaatgcttggcTGAGAAAATGTAGAAAGCAAATGTGACAAGTTCCAGATCTGAGGCATGTGGAGCAGTTTTACACATGTTACAATTATGGTTGTTACTTATTATGGACCATCACTGAGCAAGATGCAATTTTGTatttaatgcataataaatctTCCCCCTATTCTTATAAATGTTATGAGCATATACAGAGAGAACACCTACCATGTTTGAATACACCCGCAAGCAGTGAGCGATCTGCCTCACCATCCCACCATCCTGCAGGTACCTCCTGCTGCTCCATCTCAGGCATCCAGATATCAACATCCCTGGTGAATAAAAAGAGAATGCATACTGAGTTCAGGTGTATGACTGTGAACCTCAGTAactgagcctgtgtgtgtgtgtatgtgtgtctttggcTTAATGTACAAAGTCAGTATTAGATACCTGATGTCAGCCCCCTTCAGGACAGAGTCTGCATGTTCACCAATCACCTCCTGTTTCAGGTAGTAGAGCATGCGCACCCTCAGCAGCACCCTGAGAGAGGGGAGAGGTTTTAGGTGTTTGAACATGGGTAACAATACTTTCACGTGAACACACGCAGCAAAATACACTTAATTGGGCTTTACTCACTTGTTGCACTGGTGCTTGAGGTGTTTGCGGTAGCTGTCATCCAGAAGCAGGGTGTCAGGGTTGTACTTGCGGATCCACTCCACCTTCTGAACATCAAATGTGCTCTGGGCCTTTACCCTCTTACCCTTCCTGCCCCTTGGAACAGGGATAGACAAGCCTAAGCAGGGGAAAACACagttaataaacatttcaataatagatattttaacaacataaaacaagGAAACGTCTTCACTTATCCACTTTTTCAGTCTGTGAGATGTGAGTAAATCTGTGTGTAGCTCTTACCAGAGTGGTTGAGAAGTGTTTGTGGTTCACGCCCGTTCTCTGGCGGCGTGATGAGCTCCCAGATGAAACTCTTGATATTCTCATCTCCACGGTAGTGGAGCAGACAAAAAACCAGGATGACACGGCAGATAGTCTCCACGTCGCGTTCACTCAGACGACGCTTACATCTGGCATGGGATAAGATGTCCCGCCAGCGACCCCAactggagaagaagaaaagaggtaATATTGTGAGAACAAGGCACAAGAGTATACAAGAGTATAACTTGACAAAGTGAAAGTTTTATCTAGCATATAAAACCATAAGCAAAGTCTATGTACCCATAGACAAGCAGATGTTTCTCCACCCTGAAGCAGTCAGTGCGACCATAGCCCCCTCCACTGTGGCGGTCGGAGCGTCGAGAGGCACGGGACTGTCTGGAATTGGCAGGTGGATACTCATCATCGCTATCCATGTCAGAAAGTTCTCCACCTTCGCCTCGTAAACTGGAGTACTGCCGAGTCTGTTTGCGGACTCTGGGAGTGTCGATTACGAGGGTGTTCTGTAGGGGAAGAAGTAACCTTTACTCAATTACATGTTACGCCAAACAATATAAAAGCATTTAATATACAAGGCCACATACAAGAATACAACTATATAATATAGTAGTGAAATGCTGTGACAAATAGCACCAAAAGGCATAGGAGGAGCTTGCACTTACCTTTCGGTTTAGGGTGTCCATGTCTATGTCGGCTTTCTTGGCCCATTTCTGCCAAAATTCGGGGTCATCAAGTGCAATGTCATTGCGGTTCTCAGAGGCCACAAAGCTGGCCTTGGAGAACGTGGAGCCTTTGCCCTCGCTCTCTATGGTGATGGTAGTGGCTCTTCTCTGGAGGATCTGATCAATGTCCTCCTCGCAGAAGCGACTGCCTTCATCACTCTCATCCATGATAGCAGCATAGGCTCCCTTCCTCAGCAGGTCCTCAATCTCCTTCTTGGAGAACTGCTGGATCTGGTAAAGGCGACGCAGAAAGAAATTGAAGTGAAGACAACtcatttttcaaaagaaaacaagacataATAGAGCTGAATAACCTACAAATGATCTGGCCAAGTTTGTTAATGACAGGTATTTCTCCTCACCCCATTGACATTGCTGTCTTTGTTACCACTCATACTCTGCAGGACGGCCCGGTCCAGGCCAAGCTTCAGACTTGCTTTATCCAACATCTCCCTCTCATAGGAGTTCCTAGTGATCAGACGGTAGACCTTGACCGCCTTAGACTGGCCAATACGATGACATCGCGCTTGTGCCTAGAGAGAAGAATAAAAGAACGGTCAAAATAGCATCATATGCAGCAGCTGATAACAATGAGAATGGTTAGTAACATTATGAACAtaaaccacaaaaacacacacatgtaaaacagtctgtgaacaaagaaataaatctAAAGATAGATTGTGGTTCTTGCTGTCCCACTGAACTAACTTTATACCAGTACAGTACAGCAAAATCTTGTACCTGAAGGTCATTTTGAGGGTTCCAGTCAgagtcaaaaataacacatgtgTCAGCAGCAGTGAGGTTAATACCCAGGCCGCCAGCACGGGTACACAGCAGGAAGACAAAGCGATCGGAGTCAGGCTTGCTGAAGCGATCGATGGCAGCCTGTCGCAAGTTCCCTCGCACTCTGCCATCAATTCGCTCATAAAGgtatctataaaaaaaataagttaacATACCCTAACATTAACACATCACAAAATTCCTCAAAATACTTTGAACAGTTTTGAAAATCATCACATGCATTTAAATACACAGTGACCCTCTTACCTCTTGTTGATGAGGTAGTCCTCCAGAATATCTAAGCAGCGCACCATCTGGGAGAAGATGAGCACTTTGTGGCCACCAGCCTTGAGGCGGGGCAGCAGCTTGTCCAGTAGCACCAGCTTGCCAGCAGACCGAATCAGGGCCTGCAAATGGAAGTCGGGAGCCAGGGGGTCATATACCTCCCGTAACTCCGCTACGATCTTCTCCTCCGCGCCTGGACAAGAGAGAGATAAAATTATACTATGCTATCCAATTATGATAGCTTTTCACAAGTGGAGTATTTGCTAATCAAATCCTTCATCATCAATTTGGGTAAGTCACGAGTTGTCACGCTGaatgttaacaaaaacaaaagaccaATGCATTACATTTGAATTACCCTGAATAATCCATCACTTTGCAACAACTTTAGCCTTtgttttcccacagaatgagtGATAGCCGTTCTACGTATGGTATATTGGTATGTTATTATGGTTTTggtatattatattatgaagTGACCTATAAAGCTGATCTCTCAGCACTGTCTAAACCTGCAGCAAGTGCAGCTTAGACTGCATATCGTGTGTAGGCAGCTTCAGGGAAACATTCCACCTCTGATTTAACAAAATGGCACCAGATGAATACACACTTAAATGACTAGTGGTACAATGACTAGTGTTTATCAACCACAATGTTAataattgaataataataattggaCAAATGATTATACAGTCAATAAGACATAATTCAGGTCCAGTTATTATTGGAAAGTGATATACAGCTGTATGTTTTTGAGCctgaataaaacaaatatacagcTGGCAGCTGTTAATCAATCAAAATCAGCGAAGAGGATTAATTTAAACTCATCAACCCTGTATGCAGAAAAGTTAATAGTGTGATGCAATACCATTGATGAGGTAGGGGTGGTTGCAGCACTTGCGTAGCTCCATCATCGTGTTGAGCAGGTTGGGGACATTGCTGTTACTGTTTGCCCCTAAACTGAGGAAACTGAAGTTCCTCTCTAGGATGGCCCGATAGTACTTCTTCTGGACATCCGTCAACTCAACCTGAGAGAAAACGCAGTCAGTGAATGAAATTGTTGCATTATTTGTGTCATTCAGATCATTTAACACAGCACAGATTTTTAACTAATGTGTTCTATTAACCTCAATGATGGTCTCCTGTTTAGGTGCCAAGTTCTTCTCAACATCCTCTTTGAGCCTTCGTAACATCATGGGTTTCAAGATGGCCTGCAGCTTCTGAACCTGTGGAcccaaaattaaaatatatgaatTTGCTCAGTGATGTCTATACAATACCAGTAAGACAAAGAACATTGATAGATGTGTGTTGCCAACATAAGTGTACATTTCACACCTGTTCCTCTGTTTTGAGGTctccaaagtctctgaggaattcAGTCTCTGAAGGGAACTGAGCAGGCTCGAGGAAATGAAGCAGACTGAAGAGTTCCTCCACAGTGTTCTGGAGAGGAGTGCCGGTCAACAACACCTTGTGTTCCTGGGAGAAACCACAGAACACAAATAGAACATAGGTAGAGAAGGACGGAGGGAGGAGAGGCAGTGGAGGAAGAACGCAGAGTTAGGGGTCAGTATGCTTGTAGTGAGTGCATTTAGgaaaagtaacattttaatcaaattCAAACTGCACATTTAAGACTCTTGGCACGTTTGACCATTGGTTTTGTTTGAAATCCACGTCCAGCTGTCGTCAACTtaccacatccagcatcttcaagCTGTCCAACAGCTTGCAGTTGCGATTCTTCAGGCGGTGAGCCTCATCAATGATCACACAACGCCAGGAGATTTCCCTCAGCTCTGGGCAGTCAGATAACACCATCTCAAAGGTTGTGATGAGGGCGTCAAACTTGTATGCACCTGGGATCAAATGCTCCTGTTGGCAGAATGACAATTTTCATTAGACACATTTAACATCAGTGAAGTTGATCAACAACAGTCTGAATCAATAACTCCACCTTGTCATCCTTGCAGTACATCTCATACTGCTGGATCATCTGTCGGCTGGCCAGGCTGCCGTGGTAGACGATGGCGTTCATGTGGGTCCATGTGGAAAACTCTCTTTCCCAGTTTGTGATGGTGGAGAGAGGCGCAATGACCAGGAAAGGGCCTTGGATGCCAGCAGCGTAAATCTCAGAGAGAAGTGCAATAGACTGGATGGTCTTTCCCAGACCCATCTCATCTGCCAGAATACAGTTCTGCCTGAGAGACAAGAAACAGGGAGTAATTAGTGAAGCCTCGGGGGAAATTAACAAGCATCATTTCAAATGGACTAACTTTCCAGAATATTAAGGACACAATGCCTACGTCATGTTGGCCCTTCATTTTATGCTCTACTACAATCCTAATTCTCAAGTTACTATTTTAACTACAGCACCTTATCCAGTAAAATGAATCCAGTGCGACTGCGACTTCAAAATGCACTTTGTTTACATGTGACCATGGAGTGTAGTATGTGCCTGCACGTGATAAATACCTGTTGTACCAGTTGAAGAGCAGCCAGTTGACTCCTTCAAGCTGGTACTCTCTGAGTGTGTTGCCGTTTGTGTACTCTCTCGACTCCTCCAACTTCTTCCATGAACTGGCAGACGGCCGTGGCTGAggggaaagaagaaaagaattGATGAAATAAAGAGAAGGCAGGATAACGCGATAAAGACCTCTATGCTTGTCATATTACGCAGCTTTCTAACATATGTAACCAAGTTATTGTTTATCCATCTTTCCTAAGCtgaaaagaaggaaggaagaaataGAATTTTCTTCCACGTCTCCAGGTTGTGCCACTGGACGGATCTCGAGTATCTCAGGTTCAAATCAATGAATGGCAGTCTGTTGCATCTCCAGTGTTTGAATCCGTATGTGTCAACGGGGGCAGtgtggtcattttgtcattttaagtaATGTATTGTCTCTGTCTAACTGTCCATCTTGTGATAgaattttttaaacattattttgttgtcattttgttttggatGGACAGTTCACAAAAACAATGATGGGTCAAATCACGACAGAAGGGGATGACAGAGCTACAGGGGACTTTCAGTAGAAATACAAGTATGTACT
This genomic window contains:
- the chd8 gene encoding chromodomain-helicase-DNA-binding protein 8 isoform X4, translated to MADPIMDLFEDTPLFNLDALPDDSFSQGSSDPVEEALKLALGQVDPPAESELTVNAGLTVPVAGPAIPDPDPIQVPTQQPAPVATAQTVSIAVAPAPALVDTVPQIQAQTTMAISSNTSGVTSSTVLLSSPLTVSSSPATTTTATTQQLTQITHQLTPQQLAAITQQAGGKIVILKGPQGQAQVLQTVSGATGQTSGKVIRVLSGTPLKPGMSILQGGTVLNQASPGQAQVKQVQQTQGQTIQVQIPAQAQMAQGQTQVQVQPQAQAAQIQVQAQGQVQLQPAMQAQTQGGEAKRITLVLQQPPQAGSTVSAGQAVTAQQQVTQVQQVQTTQGGQQTQAPARLVLGQLPGGKLVIQGSQLAALTQARTAGQAGGQPKVLTIQLQVQQQPNQQGGVKYQLVSGAGNTGSPQVLQISQGQGGQRVAVPLKMLLQPQTSAASSAGGTVSVVKVINTSAAGPSTTTTTPSQAIRITKAPGEPASVRRVEILCKQEKANRIVAEAIARAKARGEKNLPRVLNQDELPSTQTSPETVGTVTVVSAAKKKTSGGGSKKKSPVAGGTMPKITGGADKKSKAKTPGGTTGVTGGTVIPGAGNKSKSKTKTNTITLVGAKKRKRNVSSDHSDGELSPASPAALEDDLIMKRRSNRVVKRKKYTEDLDIKITDDEDEQEDVDVTTTAAAVASISGGTAAQLKQEMELDVDGQPSMQFFVENPSEEDAAIVDKVLSMRVMKKEVSPGQYINVEEFFVKYKNYSYLHCEWATMEQLERDKRIHQKIKRFKTKHAQMRHIFQEDEESFNPDYVEVDRILDVSHSVDKDNGEPVIYYLVKWCSLPYEDATWELKEDVDEGKVEEFSKIQNRQPRLKRTPRPSASSWKKLEESREYTNGNTLREYQLEGVNWLLFNWYNRQNCILADEMGLGKTIQSIALLSEIYAAGIQGPFLVIAPLSTITNWEREFSTWTHMNAIVYHGSLASRQMIQQYEMYCKDDKEHLIPGAYKFDALITTFEMVLSDCPELREISWRCVIIDEAHRLKNRNCKLLDSLKMLDVEHKVLLTGTPLQNTVEELFSLLHFLEPAQFPSETEFLRDFGDLKTEEQVQKLQAILKPMMLRRLKEDVEKNLAPKQETIIEVELTDVQKKYYRAILERNFSFLSLGANSNSNVPNLLNTMMELRKCCNHPYLINGAEEKIVAELREVYDPLAPDFHLQALIRSAGKLVLLDKLLPRLKAGGHKVLIFSQMVRCLDILEDYLINKRYLYERIDGRVRGNLRQAAIDRFSKPDSDRFVFLLCTRAGGLGINLTAADTCVIFDSDWNPQNDLQAQARCHRIGQSKAVKVYRLITRNSYEREMLDKASLKLGLDRAVLQSMSGNKDSNVNGIQQFSKKEIEDLLRKGAYAAIMDESDEGSRFCEEDIDQILQRRATTITIESEGKGSTFSKASFVASENRNDIALDDPEFWQKWAKKADIDMDTLNRKNTLVIDTPRVRKQTRQYSSLRGEGGELSDMDSDDEYPPANSRQSRASRRSDRHSGGGYGRTDCFRVEKHLLVYGWGRWRDILSHARCKRRLSERDVETICRVILVFCLLHYRGDENIKSFIWELITPPENGREPQTLLNHSGLSIPVPRGRKGKRVKAQSTFDVQKVEWIRKYNPDTLLLDDSYRKHLKHQCNKVLLRVRMLYYLKQEVIGEHADSVLKGADIRDVDIWMPEMEQQEVPAGWWDGEADRSLLAGVFKHGYEMYTTMRADPCLCFLERAGRPDDKAIDAEQHTGDAEMGDDADYDKYSEDPEFKPASRHAKDLFEEPDSMNVDDEISVEDKVGPVIAESLSSHSGPCDWPSSSSLTARLRRLITAYQRSYRQEQLKIEAEAKGDRRRRRCEQASKLKEIARQERQQRWTRREECDFYRVVSTFGVEKIKKEAGLPEVGEPDFDWNRFRTFARLDKKTDESLSRYFRSFVAMCRRVCHLRPGRSEDASELSQTVAPITEERASRTLYRISLLRRLRERVLPHPSLEERLLLAPPSSELPAWWNIREHDRQLMLGAALHGVSRTELSIFSDPQFTFSQARDEFIQNQQAPPPPPPPQAMPVMPLSQPKTEEEVPGVKEEVAEDNARLLGGEIIANLQSTPLSHHDGKARGQGWSLKRSRGRVGKTGGERKGEGGSDSDSDSDSGSSSSERSGSSDESGESEEEVEGAGMKLCDGDEDNSLLSMTPSQDGIPPPDPLRVDWPKDRVLINRLDSLCTLVLTGQWPSGRRYVSEAQLNPSSELAGEEMAYTRVIRKPSGTPGGPGADGDDGEFTVKLLKEEGLKLTFSKQALMPNGSGGESSGRKRRKDQELSDPDGLHDPLERTPRRRDPPTWLKENPDYEVEGDMLELLVNRSKRKRRRRADKALTGSEKVKVINMRTGKKVGAAFCPNLQDLREYLEENPDNAVAPEWSETIRNSGFLPETLHHRLLTEHSEIPKKSRRRHHHHHHHHHTAEASHEDPNLDGVEEETLVSDGAYMMDEEDLETSHHFLTSPDFDVKMEGGDSLSQGDYDSSDQEALLDDVIIAQKDSDSSSSSED
- the chd8 gene encoding chromodomain-helicase-DNA-binding protein 8 isoform X5: MADPIMDLFEDTPLFNLDALPDDSFSQGSSDPVEEALKLALGQVDPPAESELTVNAGLTVPVAGPAIPDPDPIQVPTQQPAPVATAQTVSIAVAPAPALVDTVPQIQAQTTMAISSNTSGVTSSTVLLSSPLTVSSSPATTTTATTQQLTQITHQLTPQQLAAITQQAGGKIVILKGPQGQAQVLQTVSGATGQTSGKVIRVLSGTPLKPGMSILQGGTVLNQASPGQAQVKVQQTQGQTIQVQIPAQAQMAQGQTQVQVQPQAQAAQIQVQAQGQVQLQPAMQAQTQGGEAKRITLVLQQPPQAGSTVSAGQAVTAQQQVTQVQQVQTTQGGQQTQAPARLVLGQLPGGKLVIQGSQLAALTQARTAGQAGGQPKVLTIQLQVQQQPNQQGGVKYQLVSGAGNTGSPQVLQISQGQGGQRVAVPLKMLLQPQTSAASSAGGTVSVVKVINTSAAGPSTTTTTPSQAIRITKAPGEPASVRRVEILCKQEKANRIVAEAIARAKARGEKNLPRVLNQDELPSTQTSPETVGTVTVVSAAKKKTSGGGSKKKSPVAGGTMPKITGGADKKSKAKTPGGTTGVTGGTVIPGAGNKSKSKTKTNTITLVGAKKRKRNVSSDHSDGELSPASPAALEDDLIMKRRSNRVVKRKKYTEDLDIKITDDEDEQEDVDVTTTAAAVASISGGTAAQLKQEMELDVDGQPSMQFFVENPSEEDAAIVDKVLSMRVMKKEVSPGQYINVEEFFVKYKNYSYLHCEWATMEQLERDKRIHQKIKRFKTKHAQMRHIFQEDEESFNPDYVEVDRILDVSHSVDKDNGEPVIYYLVKWCSLPYEDATWELKEDVDEGKVEEFSKIQNRQPRLKRTPRPSASSWKKLEESREYTNGNTLREYQLEGVNWLLFNWYNRQNCILADEMGLGKTIQSIALLSEIYAAGIQGPFLVIAPLSTITNWEREFSTWTHMNAIVYHGSLASRQMIQQYEMYCKDDKEHLIPGAYKFDALITTFEMVLSDCPELREISWRCVIIDEAHRLKNRNCKLLDSLKMLDVEHKVLLTGTPLQNTVEELFSLLHFLEPAQFPSETEFLRDFGDLKTEEQVQKLQAILKPMMLRRLKEDVEKNLAPKQETIIEVELTDVQKKYYRAILERNFSFLSLGANSNSNVPNLLNTMMELRKCCNHPYLINGAEEKIVAELREVYDPLAPDFHLQALIRSAGKLVLLDKLLPRLKAGGHKVLIFSQMVRCLDILEDYLINKRYLYERIDGRVRGNLRQAAIDRFSKPDSDRFVFLLCTRAGGLGINLTAADTCVIFDSDWNPQNDLQAQARCHRIGQSKAVKVYRLITRNSYEREMLDKASLKLGLDRAVLQSMSGNKDSNVNGIQQFSKKEIEDLLRKGAYAAIMDESDEGSRFCEEDIDQILQRRATTITIESEGKGSTFSKASFVASENRNDIALDDPEFWQKWAKKADIDMDTLNRKNTLVIDTPRVRKQTRQYSSLRGEGGELSDMDSDDEYPPANSRQSRASRRSDRHSGGGYGRTDCFRVEKHLLVYGWGRWRDILSHARCKRRLSERDVETICRVILVFCLLHYRGDENIKSFIWELITPPENGREPQTLLNHSGLSIPVPRGRKGKRVKAQSTFDVQKVEWIRKYNPDTLLLDDSYRKHLKHQCNKVLLRVRMLYYLKQEVIGEHADSVLKGADIRDVDIWMPEMEQQEVPAGWWDGEADRSLLAGVFKHGYEMYTTMRADPCLCFLERAGRPDDKAIDAEQHTGDAEMGDDADYDKYSEDPEFKPASRHAKDLFEEPDSMNVDDEISVEDKVGPVIAESLSSHSGPCDWPSSSSLTARLRRLITAYQRSYRQEQLKIEAEAKGDRRRRRCEQASKLKEIARQERQQRWTRREECDFYRVVSTFGVEKIKKEAGLPEVGEPDFDWNRFRTFARLDKKTDESLSRYFRSFVAMCRRVCHLRPGRSEDASELSQTVAPITEERASRTLYRISLLRRLRERVLPHPSLEERLLLAPPSSELPAWWNIREHDRQLMLGAALHGVSRTELSIFSDPQFTFSQARDEFIQNQQAPPPPPPPQAMPVMPLSQPKTEEEVPGVKEEVAEDNARLLGGEIIANLQSTPLSHHDGKARGQGWSLKRSRGRVGKTGGERKGEGGSDSDSDSDSGSSSSERSGSSDESGESEEEVEGAGMKLCDGDEDNSLLSMTPSQDGIPPPDPLRVDWPKDRVLINRLDSLCTLVLTGQWPSGRRYVSEAQLNPSSELAGEEMAYTRVIRKPSGTPGGPGADGDDGEFTVKLLKEEGLKLTFSKQALMPNGSGGESSGRKRRKDQELSDPDGLHDPLERTPRRRDPPTWLKENPDYEVEGDMLELLVNRSKRKRRRRADKALTGSEKVKVINMRTGKKVGAAFCPNLQDLREYLEENPDNAVAPEWSETIRNSGFLPETLHHRLLTEHSEIPKKSRRRHHHHHHHHHTAEASHEDPNLDGVEEETLVSDGAYMMDEEDLETSHHFLTSPDFDVKMEGGDSLSQGDYDSSDQEALLDDVIIAQKDSDSSSSSED